The following proteins are co-located in the Triticum aestivum cultivar Chinese Spring chromosome 1A, IWGSC CS RefSeq v2.1, whole genome shotgun sequence genome:
- the LOC123191189 gene encoding protein O-glucosyltransferase 1, with product MGGYTPEGGGGRAARPGRYPPLASLVVSTIAAFSAVIVIAVLHSAYDDALSRTRTLLGHNLEPTPWHPFPHDKGRPPPHAALRCASYLSCLPPLSQPKPAAAVAANASRPRRCPSYFAAIRRDLAPWRRRDGGGGGITRALVESGRHRASMRVTITGGGTRLHVDLYYACVQSRALFTVWSLLQLMRRYPGRVPDVDLMLDCMDRPAINRTEHTGEGAPPPPPLFRYCTTRDHFDIPFPDWSFWGWPETHIEPWTREFRSVKQGSRRVRWPDRVPTAYWKGNPDVASPLRLALLACNDTNLWRAEIMRQNWEEEAKSGYQNSKLSSQCTHRYKIYAEGFAWSVSLKYILSCGSMALLIDPLYQDFFSRGLEPRVNHWPVSTVGMCESIRDAVEWGNAHPEEAERVGKRGQRLMQELGMDTVYDYMLHLLTEYAALLDFRPAPPHSSQEACAGSVLCLADDHQRRFLEASAAYPATAGPCSMPPSDG from the exons ATGGGCGGCTACacgccggagggcggcggcggccgtgccGCCCGCCCCGGACGGTaccctcccctcgcctccctcgtCGTCTCCACCATCGCCGCCTTCTCCGCCGTCATCGTCATCGCCGTCCTCCACTCG GCGTACGACGACGCGCTGTCCCGGACGCGGACGCTGCTGGGGCACAACCTGGAGCCGACGCCGTGGCACCCGTTCCCGCACGACAAGGgccgcccgccgccgcacgccgcgctGCGGTGCGCCTCCTACCTCTCCTGCCTGCCGCCGCTCTCGCAGCCgaagccggcggcggcggtggcggccaacGCGTCGAGGCCGCGGCGGTGCCCGTCCTACTTCGCCGCCATCCGCCGCGACCTGGCGCCCTGGCGGcgccgcgacggcggcggcggcggcatcacgcgcgcgctcgtcgagtcgGGCCGCCACCGCGCGTCCATGCGCGTCACCATCACGGGCGGCGGGACGCGGCTGCACGTGGACCTCTACTACGCCTGCGTCCAGAGCCGCGCGCTCTTCACGGTGTGGAGCCTGCTGCAGCTCATGCGGCGCTACCCCGGCCGCGTCCCGGACGTGGACCTCATGCTCGACTGCATGGACCGGCCGGCCATCAACCGCACCGAGCACACCGGCGagggcgcgccgccgccgcctcccctgtTCCGGTACTGCACCACCCGCGACCACTTTGACATCCCGTTCCCGGACTGGTCCTTCTGGGGCTGGCCGGAGACGCACATCGAGCCGTGGACCCGGGAGTTCAGGAGCGTCAAGCAGGGCTCCAGGCGGGTGCGCTGGCCGGACAGGGTGCCCACGGCGTACTGGAAGGGCAACCCGGACGTGGCGTCGCCCCTCCGCCTCGCGCTGCTCGCCTGCAACGACACCAACCTGTGGCGAGCCGAGATCATGCGCCAA AACTGGGAGGAGGAGGCCAAGTCCGGGTACCAGAACTCCAAGCTCTCCAGCCAGTGCACGCACCG GTACAAGATCTACGCGGAGGGGTTCGCGTGGTCGGTGAGCCTCAAGTACATCCTGTCGTGCGGGTCCATGGCGCTGCTGATCGACCCGCTGTACCAGGACTTCTTCAGCCGGGGGCTGGAGCCGCGGGTGAACCACTGGCCGGTGAGCACGGTGGGGATGTGCGAGTCCATCCGGGACGCCGTGGAGTGGGGCAACGCGCACCCGGAGGAGGCGGAGCGGGTCGGGAAGCGCGGGCAGCGGCTCATGCAGGAGCTGGGCATGGACACCGTCTACGACTACATGCTGCACCTGCTCACCGAGTACGCCGCGCTGCTCGACTTCCGGCCGGCGCCGCCGCACTCGTCCCAAGAGGCCTGCGCCGGCTCCGTGCTCTGCCTCGCCGACGACCACCAGAGGAGGTTCCTGGAGGCGTCCGCCGCGTACCCCGCCACCGCCGGGCCGTGCTCCATGCCGCCGTCCGACGGCTGA